In one Bufo gargarizans isolate SCDJY-AF-19 chromosome 11, ASM1485885v1, whole genome shotgun sequence genomic region, the following are encoded:
- the LOC122921304 gene encoding olfactory receptor 998-like, with the protein MSANNQTAVLEFLLLGFRNLHAFKFLLFTLLLLVYVVSLCGNLLIVTLVLFSSLLRSPMYFFLSHLSFCDTVFSTNILPKMLQVIIHEGSTLSVAGCIAQYHVFGFSATTESFLLTVMSYDRYLAICHPLRYSAIMSLSLRVLLVASSWLLSLVMTLTSLILICRLQFCGPNVIDHFFCDVAPLLELSCSDTSLVKIEMYVCSVPIVLFPFLFIIGSYISIFLSIVRISSTCGRQKAFSTCSSHLTVVSLYYGTLFTVYVVPTSISSLHLNKILSLLYTVVTPLFNPIVYSLRNQEIKSTLEVQLF; encoded by the coding sequence ATGAGTGCAAACAACCAAACAGCTGTTTTAGAGTTCCTCCTGTTGGGATTCAGAAACCTTCATGCGTTTAAGTTTCTATTATTCACATTGCTCCTCCTAGTGTATGTTGTATCATTGTGTGGTAACCTCCTGATTGTGACTTTGGTTCTATTCAGTAGCCTTCTCCGGTCTCCTATGTACTTTTTCCTCAGTCATTTGTCCTTTTGTGACACTGTGTTCTCTACCAACATCTTGCCAAAGATGCTTCAGGTCATAATACATGAAGGCAGTACATTGTCCGTGGCGGGCTGCATTGCTCAGTATCATGTTTTTGGTTTCTCAGCAACCACAGAGTCATTTCTTCTTACAGTGATGTCCTATGATCGATATTTGGCCATATGTCATCCATTACGGTACAGTGCAATAATGAGTTTAAGTCTTCGAGTTCTTCTTGTGGCTTCTTCGTGGTTACTAAGTTTGGTGATGACCCTGACTTCACTTATCCTCATATGTAGGCTACAATTCTGTGGACCCAATGTGATTGACCATTTCTTTTGTGATGTTGCTCCTCTTTTGGAACTCTCTTGCTCAGACACATCTCTTGTAAAAATTGAAATGTATGTATGCTCTGTCCCCATAGTactgtttccatttctgttcatAATAGGAAGTTACATCTCCATCTTCTTGAGTATAGTACGGATTTCGTCTACCTGCGGAAGGCAGAAAGCTTTTTCCACCTGTAGTTCACATTTAACTGTAGTATCCTTGTATTATGGGACACTATTCACCGTATACGTAGTACCTACCAGCATTTCATCACTGCACCTTAATAAGATCTTGTCCCTTTTATACACTGTGGTCACACCCTTGTTTAATCCCATTGTATACAGTCTAAGAAACCAGGAGATTAAATCCACACTGGAGGTCCAACTGTTTTGA
- the LOC122921918 gene encoding acyl-coenzyme A thioesterase THEM4-like, producing the protein MLRGCGRFIHKAKVLCDLPIQLPGTTTSSYYFSVRRQCPTEELRDFALPNATWSQSLKDLYNKFMDLSKHGSWRRIPSHNTIAHHLEGDPLATGIDKRMFLRNLDDDGLGFEYCMFYNKDERRMVCLFQPGPYLEGPPGYAHGGCIATIIDSTAGAGAVYTCGSVMTANLNITYHKPIPLGCTLFVDSHVDRIERRKVYSSCQIQSHDGATLHAEATALFIKPNQ; encoded by the exons ATGCTAAGAGGATGTGGCAGGTTCATCCACAAGGCCAAGGTTCTGTGTGATCTCCCCATTCAGCTGCCAggaaccaccacctcttcctactACTTCTCC GTCAGACGGCAATGTCCTACTGAGGAACTGCGAGATTTTGCATTGCCTAATGCCACATGGAGCCAGAGCCTGAAGGATCTATACAACAAATTCATGGACCTCAGCAAACATGGCAGCTGGAGACGGATCCCTTCCCACAACACCATTGCTCATCATTTAGAAG GTGACCCTCTTGCAACTGGGATAGACAAACGGATGTTCCTCAGAAACTTAGACGATGATGGTCTCGGATTTGAGTACTGCATGTTTTATAACAAGGATGAGAGGAGAATGGTCTGTCTTTTCCAGCCTGGCCCCTACCTTGAAGGCCCCCCAGG GTATGCCCATGGAGGCTGCATTGCCACCATTATTGACAGTACAGCTGGAGCAGGAGCCGTATATACATGTGGTAGCGTCATGACAGCTAATCTCAACATCACCTACCACAA GCCCATACCCCTAGGGTGCACCttgtttgtggacagtcatgtgGACAGAATTGAAAGACGGAAGGTGTACTCAAGCTGTCAGATCCAAAGTCATGATGGTGCAACACTTCATGCAGAGGCCACAG CTCTCTTTATAAAGCCGAACCAATGA